The following DNA comes from Mycolicibacterium aromaticivorans JS19b1 = JCM 16368.
AGGAAACGTTCAGGGTGGTGGTAGTCGTTGGTGCCGCCGCGCATGGGTATGTCGGGTGGTGGGGTCCAGTGAGTCTGGCCGTTAGGGAGTTGGTGGGTGGTCCAGCCGTCGTTTTCGACGAGGAGGTTGTCGCATTTGCAGGCCAGGGTGAGGTCGTCGATGTCGGTGCTGCCGCCGTGTTTCCAATCCTTGGCGGCGTGGTGGACGTGGCTGGTGTGGCCGTTGACGGTGCAGCCGGGTGCGGTGCAGCCCCGGTACTTGCCTAGCAGCATGATTCGCTGATCGGCTGAGGCCAGGCGTTTGCTTCGGCCCAGCCACAGTGATTGTCCGGTGACGCCGTCGAACACGGCGAGGTAGTGGTGGGCGGGGGCGGCCATCCGGATCAGGTCGGTGATCGGGAGCAGGGTGCCACCGGCGGTGACGGCGTGTCCGGCGCCGGCCTGTAAGTCTTGCAGGGTGGTGGTGACGATCATGGTGACGGGTAACCCGTTGTGCTGGCCGAGTTTGGGGTCACCGAGACGGCCGCGGACCAACTCGGCGAGCGCGTCGTGTTGGCGTTGGGCGTGGCTGCGGAGGTCGGGTTCGGCACCGTCCGGATCGGGTTTGGGGGCGGCGAATTTCGCCAGCCAGGCATCCAGCATCGATCGTAGTTCGGGATCGGCGATCAGTTTCCCGATGCTCATGCCGTCGGGGCGTTGACTGCCGCACCATTGGAAGCCACGCTTGCGGGCCCGGTCTTCCTCGGAGTACTGGCCGTCGGGGTTGAGGTGGACGGCGAGGCGGTCGGCGATTTTCTCCAGTTGATCGGGCCGCATGGTCTGGGCGTGCTCGGCCAGGGTGTGTTCAGCTTTCTCGATCTCGACCGGGCCGACGTGATCGGGTAGGTCGCGGAAGAACTTCTGGATCACCCGGACGTGCTCACCGTCGAGAAGCCCGGCCTCCCAGGCTTTTGCGGTCTCAGGTAGCAGCGCAGCCAACGGTTCGCCGGTCAACGCTCGGCGCGGAACCAACTGCTCGGCATCGCGCATCCGGCGCTTGGCCGCGGAACGGCTGATCCGCAGCACGTCGGCCACCACGATCGGGATCGGTGGGCAGCCCTCATACCGTTCCAGATGGGTGAGCTGCTCGTGGGATATCGCGACCTGGCGGCGTAGCGCGGTCTCGAGCCGTTCCAGAGCGGTAAAGCGTTGTGGCGCGGGCAGTTCCTCGATATCGGCGGCACCCAGGAGTTCGACCGCCGCGTCCAGCGCATCCAACGCCGCACTGATCGAACCCATGATTAGAACACTAGTTCGAACTACCGACAAAAACCGACGCCCACTATCAACCTGTGGACCAAATCGGATCTGGGGATAAACCCCCTCGCGCCAACGAAACTCAGCCGCTACGCACCTCGTCCAGAAACGCTCGCACGGTCTCCTCGGGCGCCGACGGAGGCAGCCCGATCATCACCCGATCGATGATCCCGTCGCAGCGTTCCTTCAAAGCCGCAGCCAGACCGTCCAGGGGCGCCACAACCGCGAACGTCGACAGGATCTCGTCGTCGATCAACGTGGCCATCGTGTCCCATTGGCCGTCCAGCGACAGGCGGTGCAACTCGGTCTGCAGATCACCCCACCCGTGCAGCTCCAGCACCTTCCGGTAGGCAGGCGTCGAGGCGTAGAAGGCGATCTGCTTGCGTGAACCCGCTGCCGCGGCGGCCATCTCGGCCTCATCGGCGCCGGTCACCACAAACACCGGCGCCATCACCTGGAACTCGCTGCGCGAGCGGCCCGAAGTGGCCATCCCCCGCTCCAGCGCCGGAATGGTCACCTCGTCGAAATATCGCTTGGTGGTGAAGGCGTGCGCGATCAGACCGTCTGCCACCTCACCGCACATCTGGGTCATCAACTCACCGACGGCGGCGATCATCACCTTCGGCGACCCGTACGGATGCTGTTCGGGCACGAACATCGGCGTCATGAGCCGGTGGGTGTAGAACTCGCCGTCGAAGCTCAGCTTGGTGCCGTTGCGCCAGCAGGCCCAGATCTCCTGCAGCGCAGTGACGAACTCACCCATGCGTCGCGTGGGATGACTCCACGGCATGCTGAAACGCTTCTCGATGTGTGGTTTGATCTGCGTTCCCAACCCGAGCAGCAGCCGGCCCTTCGAGTAGTCCTGTAGATCCCACCCGATGTTGGCCACGGTCATCGGATTGCGGGCGAAGGCCACCGCGATCGAGGTCCCCAATTCGATCTCGGTGGTGTGCTCGGCCGCCAGCGTCAGGGGAAGGAACGGGTCGTGGCTGATCTCGGCCGTCCAGCACCCGTCGTAACCGAGCCGCTCGACCTCACGGGCCCCCTCGGCGACCCCGGCAAGCCTGCTGATGACGCCGCGGTCGACTTTGAGACCGCCGACCTCACCCATGTCGGCAGACGCTACAGTAAGCAATTCAGTATGGTCAACGCCGCCACGGTAAGGACACGTCGATGAGCAATGCGCAGGACTGGCAGGACACGCTCCACGACCTGAGCCGACGCCGTCAGCATGCCCATTCCATGGGCGGCGAGGAGCGTCTCGCCAAGCACCACGGCAAGGGGAAGCTCGATGCCCGGGCGCGAATCGATCACCTCCTCGATCCCGGCACCTTCCAGGAGTTCGGCACCCTCGTCGGCGGCGAGATCGCGGCGGACGGTTTGGTGGCGGGCGCGGGTCGCATCGACGGAACGCCGGTGATGGTGGGCGCGGAGGACTTCACCACGTTGGCAGGCAGCATTGGTCCCGGCGGGAATGCCAAGCGCTACCGGCTCGCCGAACTTGCGCTCCGCAACAAGATCCCGTTGGTGATGTTGTTGGAGGGGGCCGGTTTCCGAGCCGC
Coding sequences within:
- a CDS encoding HNH endonuclease signature motif containing protein, whose product is MGSISAALDALDAAVELLGAADIEELPAPQRFTALERLETALRRQVAISHEQLTHLERYEGCPPIPIVVADVLRISRSAAKRRMRDAEQLVPRRALTGEPLAALLPETAKAWEAGLLDGEHVRVIQKFFRDLPDHVGPVEIEKAEHTLAEHAQTMRPDQLEKIADRLAVHLNPDGQYSEEDRARKRGFQWCGSQRPDGMSIGKLIADPELRSMLDAWLAKFAAPKPDPDGAEPDLRSHAQRQHDALAELVRGRLGDPKLGQHNGLPVTMIVTTTLQDLQAGAGHAVTAGGTLLPITDLIRMAAPAHHYLAVFDGVTGQSLWLGRSKRLASADQRIMLLGKYRGCTAPGCTVNGHTSHVHHAAKDWKHGGSTDIDDLTLACKCDNLLVENDGWTTHQLPNGQTHWTPPPDIPMRGGTNDYHHPERFLPNDDDP
- a CDS encoding LLM class F420-dependent oxidoreductase codes for the protein MGEVGGLKVDRGVISRLAGVAEGAREVERLGYDGCWTAEISHDPFLPLTLAAEHTTEIELGTSIAVAFARNPMTVANIGWDLQDYSKGRLLLGLGTQIKPHIEKRFSMPWSHPTRRMGEFVTALQEIWACWRNGTKLSFDGEFYTHRLMTPMFVPEQHPYGSPKVMIAAVGELMTQMCGEVADGLIAHAFTTKRYFDEVTIPALERGMATSGRSRSEFQVMAPVFVVTGADEAEMAAAAAGSRKQIAFYASTPAYRKVLELHGWGDLQTELHRLSLDGQWDTMATLIDDEILSTFAVVAPLDGLAAALKERCDGIIDRVMIGLPPSAPEETVRAFLDEVRSG